Proteins from a single region of Chitinophagales bacterium:
- a CDS encoding TonB-dependent receptor — protein MKLTIAFLLFACLNVYANGFSQTKVSVSLQSADLKQALQQIEKKTQFRFLYNQEILKKSGKVSLQVNNAALDEVMRKLLAGTGINYRLLDNDLVVLNVEEAAGVPAPPPVKVSGRITGADGQPVSGASITVKGSKLGTAADAEGRFSLIVADDATLVISAVGYISQEVSVRNRTDISLVLQAAPANLNEVVVIGYGNASKRDLTGSIVKIAGKEVADKPNPNPVASLQGRVAGLSVVNSGTPGAEPDIRIRGTVSIGGIRPLYVVDGIWNDNINFLNPNDIESIEVLKDPSSLAIFGARGATGVIAITTKKAKSGQVVVNFNSTFGFKKLVDKIAMANSAQFKELFDEEQTNIGVPANQRFDYTPWTGNTDWIDAMTRTGGYSANNLSVSASTDRNKFYMGVGFITDEGVVKHEKLQRINLNLSDEYKISKTFKVGFNVSATRQRLPFSQANGLLYDARRVLPITNPYDEARGLYSELAIQNAQISNPLMNLEMKWDKELRYENRVVASAFAEVNFLRHFNLRSVLYVDASNLTSRTYNPIIYTFNPANGSGSPSFVDRNNRFTSVSQNTQNWSKLQQDHILTYKRNFGDHGLTAMAGLTTYYTDYRGLFASASQASNGDPIPADKRFWYIDNGFVDQTTRRSSSAQTERAQVSGLFRLLYNYQGKYMLNASFRRDGTSAWRPENGQWQSFYSVGAAWEATKEKFMENQQIFDFLKVKASWGILGVQNTYGFDYPAYPALQSGNTAVFGNVIAPAYSLAYNVDQNLRWETVDAKEIGIEFNMLKNKLHGEITYYDKTTRDLLSLVPDGNNRQRLSNVGTLSNTGIELSASYSHKVNKDLSFTVGGNLTTFKNRMGETTFKLTASEERPNQTEQGYPVGYFFGYVVEGLYQSYNDKLSSPRVVGYEYGPGDFKYKDVNGDGIIDSKDRTLIGNPTPDFMYGLNANITYKGFDLSMDFNGVYGNEIYRFWGSSELPFTTFNYPAFKMNRWRGEGTSNWDPILGANRAINRLPSTYGIEDGSYFRLRNIQVGYNFSSATLAKAWIKSLRVFVNAQNLKTWKRNSGYTPEFGGTATSFGIDNGNGPLPMVITGGINVNF, from the coding sequence ATGAAACTGACGATTGCCTTTTTGCTGTTCGCTTGTCTCAATGTGTATGCTAATGGATTTTCCCAGACCAAAGTGTCTGTGAGTCTCCAGTCTGCAGATCTGAAACAAGCTTTGCAGCAGATCGAAAAGAAAACCCAGTTCAGGTTCCTGTATAATCAGGAAATACTGAAAAAATCTGGTAAAGTATCGCTGCAGGTGAATAATGCTGCGCTCGACGAAGTGATGCGCAAGCTGCTCGCCGGAACTGGTATTAATTACCGATTATTAGATAACGACCTGGTAGTCCTGAATGTAGAGGAAGCTGCAGGCGTTCCTGCTCCACCTCCTGTAAAAGTGAGTGGTCGCATTACTGGTGCTGATGGTCAGCCTGTTTCAGGTGCCAGCATTACCGTAAAAGGCAGCAAGCTTGGTACAGCAGCTGACGCTGAGGGCCGCTTCTCCTTAATAGTAGCCGATGATGCTACTTTGGTGATTTCTGCCGTAGGTTATATCTCTCAGGAAGTATCTGTTCGTAACAGAACGGATATCAGTCTGGTATTGCAGGCTGCTCCTGCTAACCTGAATGAAGTGGTGGTGATTGGTTATGGTAACGCTAGCAAGCGCGACCTGACCGGTTCTATTGTAAAGATTGCAGGTAAAGAAGTAGCAGATAAGCCCAACCCTAACCCAGTTGCATCATTGCAGGGTAGAGTGGCTGGTCTTTCTGTAGTAAACTCAGGTACGCCTGGTGCTGAACCAGATATTCGTATCCGCGGTACAGTAAGTATCGGTGGTATCCGTCCATTATATGTTGTGGATGGTATCTGGAACGATAATATCAACTTCTTAAACCCTAATGATATCGAGTCTATTGAAGTGTTGAAAGATCCATCTTCACTGGCCATCTTCGGTGCACGTGGTGCAACAGGTGTAATTGCCATCACTACTAAGAAGGCTAAGTCTGGTCAGGTGGTCGTAAACTTCAACTCTACTTTTGGTTTCAAGAAACTGGTTGACAAAATTGCCATGGCAAATTCCGCTCAGTTCAAAGAACTCTTTGATGAAGAGCAAACCAATATTGGTGTTCCTGCTAACCAGCGTTTTGATTATACGCCTTGGACAGGTAATACTGATTGGATTGATGCAATGACACGCACTGGTGGTTACTCTGCCAATAACCTGAGCGTAAGTGCCAGCACAGATAGAAACAAATTCTATATGGGTGTTGGTTTCATCACAGATGAAGGTGTGGTTAAGCACGAAAAATTACAGCGTATTAACCTCAACCTGAGTGATGAGTATAAAATCAGTAAGACTTTTAAAGTTGGTTTCAATGTAAGTGCAACCCGTCAGCGTCTGCCTTTCAGCCAGGCCAACGGTCTGCTGTATGATGCACGCCGCGTATTGCCAATTACAAATCCTTATGATGAAGCAAGAGGTTTGTACTCTGAACTCGCTATCCAAAATGCACAGATCAGCAACCCGCTGATGAACCTGGAAATGAAGTGGGACAAAGAACTGCGCTATGAGAACCGTGTTGTAGCGAGTGCTTTTGCAGAAGTAAACTTCCTTCGTCATTTCAACTTGCGTAGTGTATTGTATGTAGATGCCAGCAACCTGACATCCAGAACATACAATCCTATCATTTATACATTCAATCCAGCAAACGGCTCTGGTAGTCCTTCTTTCGTTGACAGAAACAACCGTTTCACCAGCGTATCTCAGAATACACAAAACTGGTCAAAACTGCAGCAGGATCATATCCTGACCTATAAGCGCAATTTTGGCGATCATGGTCTTACTGCTATGGCTGGTTTAACGACTTATTATACTGATTACCGTGGTTTGTTCGCATCAGCAAGTCAGGCTTCTAACGGTGATCCTATCCCTGCTGATAAGCGTTTCTGGTATATTGACAATGGTTTTGTTGATCAAACAACACGCAGAAGTAGTTCTGCGCAAACGGAGCGCGCACAGGTATCTGGTCTGTTCCGTTTGTTGTATAACTACCAAGGAAAGTATATGCTGAATGCTTCTTTCCGTCGCGATGGTACTTCTGCATGGAGACCTGAAAATGGACAGTGGCAGAGCTTCTACTCAGTAGGTGCTGCATGGGAAGCAACTAAGGAGAAGTTCATGGAGAATCAGCAGATATTCGACTTCCTGAAAGTGAAAGCATCTTGGGGTATCCTGGGTGTGCAGAACACTTACGGTTTTGATTATCCTGCTTATCCTGCATTGCAATCTGGTAACACAGCCGTATTCGGTAACGTGATTGCTCCTGCTTATTCACTGGCTTACAACGTAGATCAGAACCTGCGTTGGGAAACTGTGGATGCTAAAGAAATCGGTATTGAATTCAACATGCTGAAGAATAAACTGCATGGTGAAATCACTTATTACGACAAAACAACCCGTGATCTTTTGTCTCTGGTACCAGATGGAAACAACCGTCAGCGTTTAAGTAACGTAGGTACATTGAGCAATACAGGTATTGAATTATCTGCAAGCTACTCACACAAAGTGAACAAGGACCTGTCCTTCACTGTTGGTGGTAACCTTACAACATTCAAGAATAGAATGGGTGAAACAACTTTCAAACTCACTGCAAGTGAAGAAAGACCAAACCAAACAGAGCAGGGTTATCCTGTTGGTTACTTCTTCGGCTATGTAGTTGAAGGTTTGTATCAGAGCTATAACGACAAACTTTCCTCTCCAAGAGTTGTTGGTTATGAGTACGGTCCTGGCGATTTCAAGTATAAGGATGTAAATGGTGATGGCATTATTGATTCAAAAGACAGAACATTAATTGGTAATCCTACACCAGACTTCATGTACGGGTTGAACGCAAATATTACCTACAAGGGTTTTGACCTGAGCATGGATTTCAATGGTGTTTACGGTAATGAAATCTATCGCTTCTGGGGTAGCTCAGAATTGCCCTTCACTACATTTAACTATCCTGCATTCAAAATGAATCGCTGGAGAGGTGAGGGTACTTCTAACTGGGATCCAATCCTGGGTGCTAACAGAGCGATTAACCGTTTACCAAGTACTTATGGTATTGAAGATGGTAGCTATTTCCGTCTGAGAAATATTCAGGTAGGTTACAACTTCAGCTCAGCTACGCTTGCTAAAGCATGGATTAAGAGTCTGCGCGTATTCGTAAACGCACAGAACCTGAAAACATGGAAGCGTAACTCAGGTTATACACCAGAGTTTGGTGGTACTGCTACTTCATTCGGTATCGATAATGGTAACGGTCCGCTGCCAATGGTGATTACCGGCGGTATCAACGTAAACTTTTAA
- a CDS encoding RagB/SusD family nutrient uptake outer membrane protein yields MKRKTLLWSQWVMAILLVGTLGACSKFLDRKPLNATLEDLNQGGLEGQIYGLYGAIRNGDVAGQGFGGIPWLAMNNFRSDDSEKGSSAADGADWGVIYDQFQYVKDHWSNTTYWDQHYVLIGQANTALQIADSLKLTDAASQINRAEARFFRAFAYFDLVRAFGEVPKIDFRVYSAVDAQRPKASVAEIYALIDADLQFAAANLPLNWKNAAGSSRFPGRLTKGAAQALAAKTQLYRQNWSAALTLCQNVISSGEYSLTANYDDIWKEAGENNSESIFEIQASIGANNADNYFSWYAIAQGVRGSGDWDLGWGWNTPTQNLVDAFDANDPRLKSTVLYSGQADRYGKTVPSFPAIPRMYWNNKVYPEPSMQTFTANRQGGWINQRVIRYADVILMAAEAANESGNGTLAANYLEQIRARARGGASGVLPAITFANQAQMRTAIRNERRVELAMEGERFFDLVRWGQAISVLGGQGYQNKHRFYPIPQQAIDNSGGKLIQNPEW; encoded by the coding sequence ATGAAAAGAAAAACCTTACTGTGGAGCCAATGGGTAATGGCTATTCTGTTGGTGGGAACTTTGGGTGCTTGTAGTAAGTTCCTGGACAGAAAACCACTAAACGCTACACTGGAAGACCTGAATCAGGGTGGTCTGGAAGGTCAGATCTATGGTCTGTATGGTGCAATCAGAAACGGTGATGTTGCCGGACAAGGTTTCGGTGGTATTCCTTGGCTGGCTATGAACAACTTCCGTTCTGATGATTCTGAAAAAGGTAGCTCTGCGGCAGATGGTGCAGACTGGGGTGTGATCTATGATCAGTTCCAGTATGTAAAAGACCATTGGAGCAATACTACTTATTGGGATCAGCACTATGTGCTGATTGGTCAGGCAAATACTGCATTGCAGATTGCTGACTCACTCAAGCTGACTGATGCAGCTTCTCAAATCAACAGAGCTGAAGCCCGTTTCTTCCGTGCTTTCGCATATTTTGATCTGGTACGTGCTTTTGGTGAAGTGCCTAAGATTGATTTTCGTGTATACAGCGCAGTAGATGCACAACGCCCTAAAGCAAGTGTAGCAGAAATCTATGCCTTGATTGATGCCGACCTGCAGTTTGCTGCAGCAAACCTGCCACTCAACTGGAAAAACGCTGCGGGCTCAAGCAGATTCCCTGGTCGTTTAACCAAGGGTGCTGCACAAGCATTGGCTGCTAAGACACAATTGTATCGCCAGAACTGGAGTGCTGCATTAACGCTTTGTCAGAATGTGATTAGCTCTGGTGAGTATTCTTTAACAGCTAATTACGATGATATCTGGAAAGAAGCTGGTGAGAACAACAGCGAGTCCATCTTCGAAATTCAGGCAAGTATTGGTGCCAATAACGCCGATAACTATTTCAGCTGGTATGCTATTGCACAAGGTGTTCGTGGTAGCGGCGACTGGGATCTGGGTTGGGGTTGGAACACACCAACACAAAACCTGGTAGATGCTTTTGATGCAAACGACCCTCGTTTGAAATCAACAGTATTGTATTCTGGTCAGGCAGATCGTTATGGCAAAACCGTACCATCTTTCCCTGCAATTCCTCGTATGTACTGGAACAACAAAGTGTATCCTGAGCCTTCTATGCAAACTTTCACCGCAAACCGTCAGGGTGGTTGGATCAACCAGCGTGTGATTCGTTATGCAGATGTGATTCTGATGGCAGCTGAAGCGGCTAATGAATCAGGCAATGGTACTTTGGCTGCTAATTATCTGGAGCAGATTCGTGCAAGAGCAAGAGGTGGTGCTTCAGGTGTATTACCTGCAATCACATTTGCAAACCAGGCACAGATGCGTACAGCTATTCGCAATGAGCGTCGTGTTGAATTGGCAATGGAAGGCGAAAGATTCTTTGATCTGGTTCGTTGGGGTCAGGCCATTAGCGTTTTGGGTGGTCAGGGCTATCAGAACAAGCACAGATTCTATCCCATTCCACAGCAGGCTATCGATAACTCAGGTGGTAAGCTGATTCAGAACCCTGAATGGTAA
- a CDS encoding LamG domain-containing protein translates to MKNKLQIFLHAALLLMVFSACQKMDRPKLGDYAKDANPPGGPLKFYAAFDGADVDSIRANFAADNPLTYVAGITKQAIKGADGKAISWPSANDFKQSTSFSMSFWIKNTAQAGRTEFLFSLVDPTYNGWHYSALFLLMENQTATKATMKMGLMDQWLEGDFNKPVFDGNWHHIVYVYDETTSKMTYYFDGAVVTGMTPTQTDVKKNGAPRGKLDFSKAEKFIIGGWNKHANSTGPGDDWIKSFTGSLDQFRLYGKALSAAEVTALYNSKL, encoded by the coding sequence ATGAAAAATAAGCTTCAAATATTCTTACACGCTGCCTTGCTGCTGATGGTATTCAGCGCATGTCAGAAAATGGATCGCCCAAAACTGGGCGACTATGCCAAGGATGCGAATCCTCCCGGCGGCCCGTTGAAATTTTATGCAGCTTTCGATGGTGCTGATGTGGATAGTATCCGTGCCAACTTCGCTGCAGATAATCCACTCACTTATGTTGCCGGTATCACCAAGCAGGCGATTAAGGGTGCAGATGGTAAAGCCATTTCTTGGCCTTCTGCTAATGACTTCAAGCAGTCTACCAGTTTCTCTATGTCTTTCTGGATTAAGAACACCGCACAAGCTGGAAGAACAGAATTCTTGTTCTCTCTTGTAGATCCAACTTACAACGGATGGCATTACAGTGCATTGTTTCTGTTGATGGAAAACCAGACAGCTACAAAGGCAACCATGAAAATGGGTCTGATGGATCAGTGGCTGGAAGGTGATTTCAATAAGCCGGTATTTGATGGCAACTGGCACCACATCGTGTATGTATATGATGAAACAACATCTAAGATGACTTACTACTTTGATGGAGCCGTTGTAACAGGTATGACGCCAACTCAAACCGATGTAAAGAAAAACGGTGCTCCAAGAGGTAAACTGGATTTCTCAAAAGCTGAAAAATTCATCATTGGCGGTTGGAACAAGCATGCAAATTCAACTGGCCCTGGCGATGATTGGATTAAATCCTTCACCGGAAGTTTGGATCAGTTCCGTCTGTATGGCAAAGCTTTGTCAGCTGCTGAAGTAACAGCGCTCTACAACAGCAAATTGTAA
- a CDS encoding VCBS repeat-containing protein, whose product MNLKRIFSLGLVLSALYACNNEQGLFQSLPASKTGIKFQNTLYKKDTFNILYYLYYFNGGGVSTGDINNDGLADVYFTANHPSGNKLYLNKGGMVFEDITEKAGVAGSSEWCTGVTMADVNGDGWLDIYVSAINGVRGLKGRNELFINNKNGTFTESAAQYGLDKAGFTTQTAFFDYDHDGDLDCFIMNHSQRPHQNILDTSHRKDVSDAAGDYLLRNDVAATGKFTDVSAEAGISQSSLGYGLGLAIADFNNDGWEDIYVGNDFHENDYYYINQGNGSFKESGADHFRHYSRFSMGNDAADYDNDGQLDLITVDMLPPDEKTVKTYGSDENLDIYRMKIQQNGYQNQYSRNVLQRNNGNGVSFSDVAVMNNIAATDWSWAPLFADFDNDGVKDLFVSSGIVKRPVDLDYVRYVSSLYAQQNVDNTDKFDDMVIEKMPDGAAHPFFFKGDLQKGFTDVSKDWGTAKMKGYYSGSAYADLDNDGDLDVVINSIDATATVLQNNAKAATYVNIHLRADSGNTFGLGAKVYLFTKEGMQYQQQMLTRGFQSSVAPGLHFGLGKLTSVDSVLIVWPDQTYQLLKDIPAGKTLLAEKKQAAGQFDASKFLPAITSDWVDVTSNINCAWKHKEDIFLDFNKQQLIPHLQSTRGPKIAVADVNKDGLDDIYACGANEQPGTLLLQTKPGVFAPIDVPVFGNSLNYEEVDALFFDANNDTWPDLYVVSGGNMYPNASLALADRLFLNDGKGHFQLASANLPATLVNKSCVRAADIDQDGDQDLFVGVLADATYYGAPQTSYLLLNDGKGVFSIADKSMADLNNIGMVTSADFADINKDGWPDLAIAGEWMGVKVYLNNKGKFKAQELPKSTGLWQSVQFADVNMDGQLDILAGNWGQNSKLFAGKNGPLKMYVKDFDRNGSVEQVVCYTVDGKEYTFLAKDELERYLPVLKKAYLTYSEVAGKTVDYMFYDLFKDYTELKAETLSSTAFLGDGKGSFTPQILPSAVQASPIFSFMKAGNGFVAAGNFYGVIPYEGRYDALNPTWFAFGTSGQTKVKQVVHLNGEVRDMKVVKSANGQQWVVIARNNAPLQFYQAELK is encoded by the coding sequence ATGAATCTGAAACGCATTTTCTCATTGGGATTGGTGCTATCAGCACTATACGCCTGCAATAATGAACAGGGATTGTTTCAGTCCCTGCCCGCAAGCAAGACAGGCATCAAATTCCAAAATACGTTGTATAAGAAAGACACATTCAATATTCTGTATTATTTATACTATTTCAATGGTGGTGGTGTAAGTACCGGTGATATCAATAATGACGGCCTGGCTGATGTATATTTTACTGCCAATCATCCTTCGGGTAATAAATTATACCTGAATAAGGGTGGAATGGTTTTCGAAGACATCACCGAGAAAGCAGGTGTGGCAGGTAGTTCAGAGTGGTGTACCGGTGTTACGATGGCAGATGTAAACGGTGATGGCTGGTTAGATATTTATGTATCTGCTATCAATGGTGTAAGAGGATTGAAGGGAAGGAATGAGTTATTTATCAATAACAAGAACGGCACATTTACAGAAAGTGCAGCGCAGTATGGATTAGATAAAGCAGGCTTTACAACGCAAACAGCTTTTTTTGATTATGATCATGACGGGGATCTGGATTGCTTTATCATGAATCATTCGCAAAGACCACATCAGAACATCCTTGATACCAGTCATAGAAAAGATGTGAGTGATGCTGCGGGTGATTATTTACTCAGAAATGATGTGGCTGCAACCGGTAAGTTTACAGATGTGAGTGCGGAAGCAGGCATTTCGCAAAGCAGTCTGGGTTATGGATTGGGTTTGGCTATAGCAGATTTCAATAATGATGGTTGGGAAGATATCTATGTAGGAAATGATTTTCATGAGAATGATTATTACTACATCAATCAAGGGAATGGAAGTTTTAAAGAAAGCGGCGCAGATCACTTCAGGCATTATAGTCGGTTCAGCATGGGTAACGATGCTGCCGATTATGATAATGATGGACAATTGGATCTGATTACAGTAGATATGCTGCCGCCTGATGAGAAGACGGTAAAGACCTATGGTAGTGATGAGAATCTTGATATCTACCGTATGAAGATTCAGCAGAATGGCTATCAGAACCAGTATTCACGAAATGTTTTGCAGCGGAATAATGGCAATGGTGTAAGCTTCAGTGATGTAGCGGTGATGAACAATATTGCTGCAACAGATTGGAGTTGGGCGCCTTTGTTTGCTGATTTTGATAATGATGGCGTAAAGGATTTGTTTGTATCCAGTGGTATTGTCAAACGTCCGGTTGATCTGGATTATGTACGTTATGTGTCGAGTTTGTATGCACAGCAAAATGTAGACAATACAGACAAGTTTGATGATATGGTGATTGAGAAAATGCCTGACGGGGCAGCTCATCCATTTTTCTTCAAGGGCGATTTGCAAAAAGGTTTCACTGATGTAAGTAAGGATTGGGGTACGGCCAAGATGAAGGGCTATTATAGCGGTTCGGCTTATGCAGATCTGGATAATGACGGGGATCTGGATGTGGTGATCAATAGTATTGATGCAACTGCAACCGTTCTTCAGAACAATGCAAAAGCTGCTACTTATGTAAATATCCATTTGCGTGCTGATTCTGGAAATACATTTGGCTTAGGCGCCAAGGTTTACTTGTTTACAAAAGAGGGCATGCAGTACCAGCAACAAATGTTAACCAGAGGTTTTCAATCTTCAGTTGCACCGGGCTTACATTTTGGTTTAGGCAAACTCACCAGTGTTGATAGTGTATTAATTGTATGGCCTGATCAAACCTATCAGTTGCTGAAAGACATTCCAGCAGGCAAAACCCTTCTTGCTGAAAAGAAACAAGCAGCTGGTCAATTCGATGCGTCCAAATTCCTGCCTGCGATTACAAGTGATTGGGTTGATGTAACAAGTAATATCAATTGTGCCTGGAAGCATAAGGAGGATATATTCCTCGATTTTAATAAGCAACAATTAATTCCACACTTGCAATCAACCCGCGGGCCTAAGATTGCTGTGGCTGATGTTAATAAAGATGGTTTAGATGATATATATGCTTGTGGCGCCAATGAGCAACCTGGTACTTTGTTGTTGCAGACCAAGCCTGGCGTATTTGCACCGATTGATGTACCCGTGTTTGGTAACAGTTTAAATTATGAAGAAGTAGATGCTTTGTTCTTCGATGCCAACAACGATACATGGCCTGATCTCTATGTGGTTAGCGGTGGTAATATGTATCCGAATGCGAGTTTGGCTTTGGCGGATAGGTTATTCCTGAACGACGGGAAAGGTCATTTTCAATTAGCATCTGCCAATTTACCTGCTACGCTGGTGAATAAGAGTTGTGTTCGTGCTGCAGATATTGATCAGGATGGTGATCAGGATTTATTTGTAGGTGTGTTGGCTGATGCCACTTACTATGGTGCACCTCAAACATCTTATCTCTTGTTGAATGATGGTAAAGGGGTATTTAGTATTGCGGATAAGTCAATGGCTGATTTGAATAATATTGGCATGGTTACAAGCGCTGATTTTGCTGATATCAATAAAGATGGTTGGCCAGACTTAGCAATTGCCGGAGAGTGGATGGGTGTTAAAGTATACCTGAATAATAAAGGCAAGTTCAAAGCACAGGAATTGCCTAAGTCAACTGGACTATGGCAGTCTGTACAATTTGCAGATGTGAATATGGATGGTCAGTTGGATATACTTGCCGGTAACTGGGGACAAAACTCCAAGCTCTTTGCAGGAAAGAACGGGCCACTGAAAATGTATGTCAAGGATTTTGATCGCAACGGTTCTGTGGAGCAGGTTGTTTGTTACACTGTTGATGGCAAAGAATATACTTTCTTGGCTAAAGATGAATTGGAACGCTATTTGCCTGTTTTGAAAAAAGCATACCTCACCTATAGTGAAGTAGCAGGTAAAACAGTTGATTATATGTTCTATGATTTATTTAAGGATTATACTGAATTGAAAGCTGAAACCTTAAGTTCAACGGCATTCTTGGGTGATGGAAAAGGCAGCTTTACACCGCAGATATTGCCCAGCGCAGTGCAGGCTTCACCCATATTTAGCTTTATGAAAGCGGGTAATGGTTTTGTAGCGGCTGGTAATTTTTATGGGGTGATTCCTTATGAAGGTCGTTATGATGCATTAAACCCAACTTGGTTTGCTTTTGGCACAAGCGGACAAACAAAAGTGAAACAAGTTGTACATCTCAACGGTGAAGTCAGGGATATGAAAGTGGTGAAGTCTGCAAATGGACAGCAGTGGGTGGTTATTGCGCGCAATAATGCGCCCTTGCAATTTTATCAAGCTGAATTGAAATAA
- a CDS encoding glucosylceramidase: protein MLSNRNLFSLIASAAMLMNVACGQKKPVETPGSGTNDVAMWLTKPDQSVLLKQQSTVLSFGTSSNTNPTIDIDTTTQYQTVDGFGYTLTGGSAQLINDMIANDRANLLNELFGNGANSIGISYLRVSLGASDLSSAVFSYNDLPSGQTDPTLAQFSLSFDTVNVVPVLKQILAINPNIKILASPWSAPVWMKDNNSSIGGSLLPQYYSVYAQYFVKYIQAMKARGITIDAVTVQNEPQHGGNNPSMVMSAAQQADFVKNHLGPAFRSANLNTKIIIWDHNCDNPNYPITILNDAGAKQFIDGSAFHLYAGDISAMSTVRNAHPDKNLYFTEQWTSADGDFGGDLIWHMRNVIIGSMRNWSKVALEWNLANDPSFRPYTPGGCSKCKGALTINGSNVTRNVSYYIVAQASKFVPAGSVRINSTLPGTLYNVCFKRPDGKKVLIVLNDGSRSSTFNIKHNGKWVTTTLAAGDVATYIW from the coding sequence ATGTTAAGCAATCGAAATCTATTTTCTTTAATCGCAAGTGCTGCCATGCTGATGAATGTAGCATGTGGCCAAAAAAAGCCGGTTGAAACACCGGGCTCAGGTACCAATGATGTGGCTATGTGGTTAACCAAGCCTGATCAGTCTGTATTGCTAAAGCAGCAATCAACTGTTTTGTCATTTGGTACAAGTTCGAATACAAACCCAACAATTGATATTGATACCACTACACAATATCAAACTGTAGATGGTTTTGGTTATACATTAACTGGCGGTAGTGCGCAGCTGATCAATGATATGATTGCGAATGATCGTGCTAATCTCCTTAATGAATTATTTGGTAATGGTGCCAATAGTATCGGTATCAGCTATCTACGTGTTAGTTTGGGTGCTTCGGATTTGAGTAGTGCTGTTTTTAGTTACAATGATTTACCATCCGGGCAAACAGATCCTACATTAGCGCAATTCAGTTTGTCATTTGATACTGTGAATGTAGTGCCTGTATTGAAGCAGATATTGGCCATCAATCCAAATATCAAAATTCTGGCTTCGCCTTGGAGCGCACCTGTCTGGATGAAAGACAATAACAGCAGTATCGGCGGTTCACTATTACCACAGTATTACAGTGTATATGCACAATACTTTGTAAAATACATTCAAGCGATGAAGGCCAGAGGCATCACGATTGATGCAGTTACTGTGCAGAATGAACCACAGCACGGAGGTAATAATCCCAGCATGGTGATGTCAGCAGCACAGCAGGCTGATTTCGTAAAAAATCATCTGGGCCCTGCTTTTCGATCAGCCAACCTGAATACAAAAATTATTATCTGGGATCATAATTGTGATAATCCGAATTATCCAATTACCATCCTCAACGATGCAGGCGCCAAACAGTTTATTGATGGCAGTGCATTCCACTTGTATGCGGGTGATATTTCTGCGATGTCAACTGTAAGAAATGCCCATCCTGATAAGAATTTGTATTTCACTGAACAATGGACCAGCGCAGATGGTGATTTTGGTGGCGACCTGATTTGGCATATGCGTAATGTCATCATTGGTAGCATGCGCAACTGGAGTAAAGTAGCGTTAGAATGGAATCTGGCCAATGATCCCAGCTTCCGTCCTTATACACCCGGTGGTTGCAGCAAGTGTAAGGGGGCGCTAACCATTAATGGCTCTAACGTAACAAGAAATGTGAGCTATTATATTGTAGCACAAGCATCCAAATTTGTACCGGCTGGTTCTGTTAGAATCAATAGCACTTTGCCCGGTACGCTCTATAATGTGTGCTTCAAAAGACCTGATGGCAAAAAGGTGTTGATTGTGTTGAATGATGGCAGCCGCTCATCTACTTTCAATATCAAGCACAATGGTAAATGGGTTACTACCACACTCGCTGCAGGCGATGTGGCCACTTATATCTGGTAA